A genomic window from Sphingobacterium spiritivorum includes:
- a CDS encoding DEAD/DEAH box helicase: protein MQIEAILSRMNISSLNEMQSEVVNSLKLKQDIILLSPTGTGKTLAFLLAASYSFDTTKKGPQCLVLAPTRELAQQIESVSKKVFHGKRVVCCYGGHSTREERTALKHAPDIIIGTPGRIAYHLRSENLDTAQLHSLILDEFDKSLEFGFQEDMSFIIDQLSVLKQRILTSATQMEEIPSFTGISNALTIDYLDNSDAAPDLTIKKVICRPKEKLRTLFNLICQIGNKRMLIFCNHRDAVDHISELLMDRELIHDAFHGGMEQADRELTLLKFRNGTSQILITTDLAARGLDIPEIDSIIHYQLPYKEDAFVHRNGRTARMKAAGNVYVILTTDENYAYLPDEIEEEIVTEDHPMPHNSPFMTLHVNAGKKDKINKIDIVGYLLKIPEIEKDDVGIIEVKETMSYVAVRRSKATLAMKQSQVTKMKNKKVKITRS from the coding sequence ATGCAGATTGAAGCTATATTAAGCAGAATGAACATCTCATCTTTAAATGAGATGCAAAGTGAGGTTGTAAATTCCTTAAAATTAAAGCAGGATATTATTTTATTATCCCCCACCGGAACCGGAAAAACACTGGCATTCCTGCTTGCTGCTTCTTATTCCTTTGATACGACTAAAAAAGGTCCTCAATGTCTGGTTTTAGCTCCTACACGAGAACTTGCACAGCAGATTGAATCTGTTTCCAAAAAAGTATTTCATGGTAAACGTGTAGTCTGCTGCTATGGCGGCCATTCTACCCGTGAAGAGCGAACAGCACTCAAACACGCACCGGATATCATCATTGGTACACCCGGTCGTATAGCCTATCATTTGCGCAGTGAAAACCTGGATACCGCACAGTTGCACAGCTTGATTCTGGACGAGTTTGACAAGTCGCTGGAATTTGGCTTTCAGGAGGATATGTCCTTTATCATTGATCAGCTTTCTGTGCTCAAACAGCGTATACTCACATCTGCGACACAGATGGAAGAGATTCCATCTTTCACCGGCATCTCCAATGCCCTTACGATTGACTATCTGGACAACAGTGATGCTGCTCCGGACCTGACCATAAAAAAGGTAATCTGCCGGCCAAAGGAAAAATTGAGAACATTGTTTAACCTGATTTGTCAGATTGGAAATAAACGTATGCTCATCTTCTGTAACCACAGAGACGCAGTAGATCATATTTCCGAACTGTTAATGGATCGCGAACTCATCCATGATGCCTTTCACGGAGGAATGGAGCAGGCGGACAGGGAACTCACGCTGCTCAAGTTCAGAAATGGCACTTCACAGATTCTGATTACTACAGATCTGGCTGCCAGAGGTCTGGATATTCCGGAGATTGATTCTATTATTCATTATCAGCTTCCTTATAAAGAAGATGCTTTTGTACATCGCAACGGCCGTACTGCACGTATGAAAGCAGCCGGTAATGTATATGTGATCCTGACAACTGACGAAAACTATGCGTATCTTCCGGATGAAATTGAAGAAGAGATTGTCACAGAAGACCATCCCATGCCCCACAACTCTCCTTTCATGACCTTACATGTAAATGCCGGTAAGAAGGATAAGATAAATAAGATTGATATTGTGGGTTATCTGCTTAAGATTCCGGAAATAGAAAAAGACGATGTAGGAATCATAGAAGTCAAAGAAACAATGTCTTATGTAGCTGTCAGAAGATCAAAAGCTACCTTGGCGATGAAACAGTCTCAGGTAACTAAGATGAAGAATAAAAAAGTCAAGATTACGCGGTCTTAA
- a CDS encoding TolC family protein yields the protein MNKSIVCLLLMMLGFPLWGSTQQLYTLEQCMVWGMENHLDVKIHNLQIKAFRAAEINKASRFLPDISARINHFYNFGSTINPQTNARESANIQSDNISVDAGINLFNFEDLNKSRISRLQTAIAQADKAVIDQEFASLLIQRYTEALAAQELKKVITHQLVNSKEQLDRIEKEVADGAKPESDIYDIQVIYTQEQKLLKQAEQDELNKKALLVQLINKEDISVANMNLLKDIPSYDHPSPSVLWENNPSVMKEQLTQQKLQQEYRQLLHQYLPTVRLNYSYGTFYATAIDQIFDTSFKFGSQLKDNRSQYLGLNLSIPIFSKGDVRRLRTRKNIDILQQQEVITKKETELKNELQNQSRKQQQYAELETTLTEASIYASKAYETTKVKYEYGKVDVSAYKAAKNQLLMAQYDVLNNALSEWMTGKIIQNLLSDQYIKR from the coding sequence ATGAATAAAAGTATTGTTTGTTTATTATTAATGATGCTGGGCTTCCCGTTATGGGGAAGCACCCAGCAACTTTACACTTTAGAGCAGTGTATGGTATGGGGTATGGAAAACCATCTCGATGTAAAGATCCATAATCTGCAGATAAAGGCATTCCGGGCAGCCGAGATAAATAAGGCCTCCCGTTTTTTACCAGATATTTCTGCGCGGATCAACCATTTTTATAATTTTGGTTCTACTATCAACCCGCAGACCAATGCACGTGAAAGTGCCAATATACAATCGGATAATATTTCTGTAGATGCCGGAATCAACCTCTTCAACTTTGAGGATTTAAACAAATCCCGCATAAGCAGACTACAGACGGCTATAGCACAGGCAGATAAAGCAGTCATTGATCAGGAATTTGCATCCTTACTGATTCAGCGCTATACAGAGGCATTGGCCGCCCAGGAATTGAAAAAAGTCATTACGCATCAGCTTGTAAATTCCAAAGAGCAACTGGATCGTATTGAAAAGGAAGTGGCAGACGGCGCCAAACCTGAAAGTGACATCTATGATATACAGGTCATCTATACACAGGAACAAAAGCTGCTTAAACAAGCCGAACAGGATGAACTTAATAAAAAGGCCTTACTGGTACAGTTGATCAACAAAGAAGATATTTCTGTGGCAAATATGAATCTTTTAAAAGATATACCGTCCTACGATCATCCTTCCCCATCCGTCCTATGGGAGAATAACCCTTCTGTTATGAAAGAACAGTTGACGCAGCAGAAACTTCAGCAGGAATACAGGCAACTCCTGCATCAATATCTGCCAACGGTACGTTTAAACTATTCATACGGCACATTTTATGCTACAGCTATCGACCAGATCTTCGATACATCTTTCAAATTTGGCAGTCAGCTGAAAGACAACAGGAGTCAATATCTCGGACTGAATCTCTCTATTCCTATCTTCTCCAAAGGAGATGTGAGGCGATTGAGAACCCGCAAGAATATTGATATTCTTCAGCAACAGGAAGTCATTACAAAAAAGGAAACGGAGTTAAAAAATGAGCTGCAAAATCAGTCCAGAAAACAACAGCAATATGCTGAACTGGAGACCACACTGACTGAGGCATCTATATATGCCAGTAAAGCATATGAAACAACCAAAGTGAAGTATGAGTATGGAAAAGTGGATGTTTCAGCTTACAAAGCCGCAAAGAACCAATTATTAATGGCCCAGTACGATGTATTGAATAATGCTTTATCTGAATGGATGACCGGAAAGATAATTCAAAACCTGTTATCTGATCAATATATAAAAAGATAG
- a CDS encoding ABC transporter permease produces MIKNWFKIFIYNATHNKVFTILTLIGLTLGVTGVILSLLYWNDEHAYNKWNPEKDKVFEVMTNISEDMMWNSSPGPLVPILMEKSNEIESYCQYRAYYFDQYFKVNGKTEILTKTINTQGSFFEFFPFEIVQGSVCQFSSSQNTMALEESEAKRIFGTANPIDQIITTDNKESYVVTAVYRIPGKSSIAPNAVYTAMEKDIKRKANSWGDFEFTVLLKLKDPAKRDLVKKQIDEIYLNERAVKYAKEAGISLNEFLGKYGSITVSLQSLSESRLISKRTGFPEGSGNLLFLKINVGISILVLLLSIFNYVNLTVAYAIKRAKEIGVRKVVGADKKHIILQFLFETCITSIVSIILAAGITEVLLPSYNSLLGKTMTLNLLDFLPHMLLLFLILLIFAGLIPAIYVAKFDVLKVLKGNYSRSKSGTWFRNGILSLQFTIATFFLISGLMVHKQVNYMINKDLGFNSDQVLTISFIKQYPENQKFNNYERIKQQLLKINAVQDVNISSFTLGGGANSSSSLEYKDISIQGQNMGLDFGYLEMLKINTISGRSFDKNLGSDSTGSVMLNQTAADMLKEKDIVGKEVRFMGKTFKVIGIVNDFNLKGLQQKIEAMTFFHLKAFPWMEGNITNISVKISPEHMEKTISEIEKYWKTNVDDLHPFSYEFVDKRFARTYENVVKQRNLFAVMNIVVILIALFGLFALASYSIERRFKEIAIRKVMGAETKDLLLFLTRQYIWISVVGFILALLPSYYFINTWLNNFAYRIAISWQTFLIAIILMLILTLTVVLSKAYRATRLDILNVLKYE; encoded by the coding sequence ATGATAAAAAACTGGTTTAAAATATTTATTTACAATGCCACACACAATAAGGTATTCACGATCCTGACACTGATCGGTCTCACACTCGGAGTGACGGGAGTGATCTTGTCTCTCCTGTACTGGAATGATGAACATGCCTATAACAAGTGGAATCCGGAGAAAGATAAGGTCTTCGAGGTCATGACCAACATTAGTGAAGATATGATGTGGAACAGCAGCCCCGGCCCTCTTGTGCCCATCCTCATGGAAAAATCGAATGAAATAGAAAGTTACTGTCAATACAGAGCCTATTACTTTGATCAATACTTTAAGGTCAATGGCAAAACGGAAATACTGACCAAAACCATAAATACACAAGGATCTTTTTTTGAGTTTTTCCCTTTTGAAATCGTACAAGGCTCTGTCTGCCAGTTTTCTTCTTCACAAAATACGATGGCTCTGGAAGAGTCGGAAGCAAAACGGATATTCGGTACAGCCAATCCCATCGATCAGATTATCACGACAGATAATAAGGAAAGCTACGTGGTCACCGCTGTATACCGTATCCCCGGAAAATCATCTATTGCTCCCAATGCAGTTTATACAGCTATGGAGAAAGATATCAAGAGAAAAGCCAACTCCTGGGGAGATTTTGAATTTACAGTATTGCTGAAGCTCAAAGATCCCGCAAAGAGGGATCTTGTCAAAAAACAGATTGATGAAATCTACCTGAATGAACGGGCAGTGAAATATGCGAAAGAAGCCGGTATCTCATTAAATGAATTTCTAGGCAAATATGGCTCGATCACAGTGTCTCTGCAATCGCTGTCTGAAAGCAGACTGATATCTAAAAGAACAGGTTTTCCGGAAGGAAGCGGAAATCTGCTTTTCCTAAAGATCAATGTCGGTATTTCCATATTGGTGTTGCTCCTCTCGATCTTTAATTATGTCAATCTGACTGTGGCCTACGCGATCAAGCGTGCAAAAGAAATCGGCGTGCGTAAAGTAGTAGGTGCTGACAAAAAGCATATCATATTGCAATTTCTTTTTGAAACCTGTATCACTTCTATTGTCAGCATTATTCTCGCTGCCGGTATTACTGAAGTACTTTTGCCATCCTATAATTCCCTGTTGGGTAAGACGATGACACTCAACCTGCTGGATTTCCTTCCTCACATGTTGCTGTTGTTTCTGATCTTATTGATCTTTGCAGGTCTTATTCCGGCCATCTATGTAGCTAAATTTGATGTATTAAAAGTACTTAAAGGAAACTATTCCAGAAGTAAATCCGGCACCTGGTTCAGAAATGGCATCCTGAGTCTGCAATTTACCATAGCCACATTCTTTCTGATATCAGGATTAATGGTGCACAAACAAGTTAACTACATGATAAACAAGGATCTGGGCTTCAACAGTGATCAGGTGTTGACTATATCATTTATAAAACAGTATCCTGAAAATCAAAAGTTCAATAACTATGAAAGGATAAAGCAGCAACTGTTAAAGATAAATGCAGTACAGGATGTCAATATCAGTTCCTTCACTCTGGGAGGCGGAGCCAATTCGAGTTCCAGTCTGGAATATAAAGACATCTCTATACAGGGACAAAATATGGGTCTGGATTTCGGCTACCTCGAAATGTTAAAGATAAATACGATTAGCGGCCGGTCTTTCGATAAAAATCTGGGCTCAGATTCTACCGGCTCCGTTATGCTTAATCAGACAGCAGCGGATATGCTCAAGGAAAAAGATATAGTCGGTAAAGAAGTCCGTTTCATGGGGAAAACTTTTAAAGTAATTGGTATAGTCAATGATTTTAACCTAAAAGGTCTTCAACAGAAGATAGAAGCTATGACATTTTTCCATTTAAAAGCTTTTCCGTGGATGGAAGGAAATATTACTAATATTTCAGTCAAGATAAGTCCGGAACATATGGAGAAGACAATCTCGGAGATTGAAAAATACTGGAAAACCAATGTCGATGATCTGCATCCATTCAGCTATGAGTTTGTGGATAAAAGATTTGCACGAACGTATGAAAATGTTGTCAAACAAAGAAACCTGTTTGCTGTAATGAATATTGTCGTTATACTGATCGCCTTATTCGGATTATTTGCGTTGGCCTCCTACTCTATTGAAAGAAGATTTAAAGAGATCGCTATACGTAAGGTAATGGGTGCAGAAACCAAAGATCTGCTGTTGTTTCTAACCCGTCAGTACATCTGGATCTCCGTAGTCGGCTTTATACTTGCACTGCTGCCAAGTTATTATTTTATCAATACCTGGCTGAACAATTTCGCCTATCGCATTGCTATCAGCTGGCAGACCTTTCTTATAGCTATCATTCTTATGCTGATCCTTACTTTAACCGTTGTCTTGTCCAAAGCATACAGAGCTACCAGACTGGATATCCTGAATGTGTTGAAATATGAATAA
- a CDS encoding ABC transporter ATP-binding protein, translating into MIHIKDLTKVFTTEEVQTKALNNINLTITEGEFVSIMGPSGCGKSTLLNIVGLLDNISAGSYQLLGKEIAKLSESGRSKVRKANIGFIFQNFNLIDELSVFDNIELPLIYNKVPAAERKSRIHEIAEKLNIAHRLQHYPQQLSGGQQQRVAVARALINNPKIILADEPTGNLDSTNGNEVMELLTRLHAGGATILMVTHSAHDAAFSQKIITMKDGEILSEKINQKTVDIFTK; encoded by the coding sequence ATGATACACATTAAAGACTTAACCAAGGTATTTACCACTGAAGAAGTACAGACCAAGGCACTCAATAATATTAATCTGACGATTACTGAAGGAGAATTTGTATCCATTATGGGACCTTCAGGCTGTGGTAAATCCACTTTATTGAATATTGTAGGTCTGCTGGACAATATAAGTGCAGGCAGTTATCAACTTCTGGGTAAAGAAATTGCAAAGCTCTCTGAATCCGGAAGATCTAAAGTCCGCAAAGCTAACATTGGTTTTATCTTCCAGAATTTCAATCTGATTGATGAACTAAGCGTTTTTGACAATATTGAACTTCCCCTTATCTATAATAAAGTACCTGCAGCAGAACGCAAGAGCCGTATCCATGAAATTGCTGAAAAACTAAATATTGCGCACCGGCTGCAACATTATCCACAGCAACTCTCCGGAGGACAGCAACAGCGTGTAGCTGTAGCCAGAGCTTTGATCAATAATCCGAAAATTATACTTGCAGATGAGCCTACAGGAAATCTGGACAGCACAAACGGAAATGAGGTAATGGAATTGCTGACGCGCTTGCATGCCGGAGGCGCCACCATACTCATGGTTACCCATTCTGCTCATGATGCCGCTTTTTCTCAAAAAATAATTACGATGAAAGACGGAGAGATTCTGAGTGAAAAGATAAATCAGAAAACAGTCGATATTTTCACCAAATAA
- a CDS encoding efflux RND transporter periplasmic adaptor subunit: MAQILLQNYQLHNSRIMDIAIPRKNRKKQYIALSILGFLAIIAAGIYLATRPSSLNIKKEEVQIKAVKYDSFEDFVVFQAQVDPLHAMLINIVEGGAVQELFVENGAMVTQGMPLARLYNPNTEFNFLSQETAIIEQMNNLNVQKLSLRNQELELSKELITIDHDYNDTKLQYDMNQKLYLNKVLAKNEWEKTQEKHRYQEERKNLIQKNISREKEINQIQIAQINQALQAMQKSLETLRENKKNFLVLAPVTGRLSSFDAVLGQTYQAGTSIGKVDVMKGYKLMAMIDEFYLEKINSGQTGNIEMKGESVPVRVSKILPEVKNGQFKIELDFTDKQPEGLQQGLSFGVKLILSGKEKKLVIPKGTFSNVSQGKWIFVVEGNKANRRSIELGRENPYYYEVISGLKEGDRIITSGYEDYKNIQLLNLN, translated from the coding sequence ATGGCACAGATATTATTGCAGAATTATCAACTACATAATTCAAGAATAATGGATATAGCAATCCCTCGTAAAAATAGAAAAAAACAATACATTGCCCTATCAATTTTAGGTTTTTTAGCGATTATAGCCGCCGGCATCTACCTGGCTACACGGCCTTCGTCCTTGAATATAAAAAAGGAAGAAGTACAGATCAAAGCAGTTAAGTATGATAGTTTTGAAGACTTTGTTGTATTTCAGGCACAGGTAGATCCGCTACATGCTATGTTAATCAATATTGTAGAGGGAGGTGCTGTACAGGAGTTGTTTGTAGAAAACGGTGCAATGGTAACTCAGGGAATGCCTTTGGCCAGATTGTACAACCCTAATACAGAATTCAATTTTCTTTCGCAGGAGACTGCTATTATTGAACAGATGAATAATCTCAATGTACAGAAGTTGTCGCTAAGAAACCAGGAACTGGAACTTTCGAAGGAACTGATCACTATTGATCATGATTATAATGATACCAAATTGCAATATGATATGAATCAGAAGCTCTATTTGAATAAAGTATTAGCAAAAAACGAATGGGAAAAGACACAGGAGAAACACAGATATCAGGAAGAACGAAAAAATCTGATTCAGAAAAATATATCCAGAGAAAAGGAAATTAATCAGATACAAATCGCTCAGATCAATCAGGCTTTACAGGCCATGCAAAAAAGTTTGGAAACGCTGAGGGAGAATAAGAAAAATTTTCTGGTCTTGGCTCCCGTTACCGGTCGTCTCAGCTCTTTCGATGCCGTACTCGGCCAGACCTATCAGGCGGGTACAAGTATAGGTAAGGTAGATGTCATGAAAGGGTATAAACTCATGGCTATGATCGATGAATTCTATCTGGAAAAAATCAATTCCGGTCAAACCGGAAATATTGAGATGAAAGGAGAATCAGTACCGGTACGTGTTTCCAAGATTCTTCCTGAAGTCAAAAACGGTCAGTTTAAAATAGAACTGGACTTTACAGATAAACAACCTGAGGGACTGCAACAGGGACTTTCATTCGGAGTCAAGCTGATATTGTCCGGAAAAGAAAAGAAACTGGTCATTCCTAAAGGAACTTTTAGTAATGTAAGCCAGGGGAAATGGATCTTTGTCGTGGAGGGCAATAAAGCAAACAGACGCTCCATAGAATTAGGGAGAGAGAATCCTTATTATTACGAAGTTATCTCCGGACTCAAAGAAGGTGACAGAATCATTACATCCGGCTATGAGGATTATAAAAATATACAACTGCTAAATCTAAATTAA
- a CDS encoding sigma-54-dependent transcriptional regulator, whose amino-acid sequence MKKVEASVLVVDDQEEVLIASRLILKRYFETVNVLSDPGQLLDKIRSCEADVVLLDMNYRLGYENGREGIYRLTEVQEYFPQVRIILMTSYANVETAVEGIKLGAIDYILKPWDNDKLIEIVKSAVQQIRKAKKIAVPSAPVFFLGSSPKIQKVYQMGERVAKTDATVLIQGENGTGKYVLAEYIHKHSSRRDRPFIHVDLGSLNENLFESELFGYVRGAFTDARADTAGRFEQADGGTIFLDEIGNIPLHLQSKLLQVIQSKGVTRLGESKVRQLDVRIITATNVDLESAVKEKTFREDLYYRIHTVSLYLPALRERRDDIADMLRFFMKHMTEKYDMEMLHIGDTTLRQLEQYEWRGNIRELQNRIERAVILVDQPELTLEHMGFEGALALVKSKEETTISDVERNLIIDSLHKYAGNISKAAHELGVSRAALYRKLEKYSIPNPNE is encoded by the coding sequence ATGAAAAAAGTTGAAGCTTCTGTTTTAGTCGTAGATGATCAGGAAGAGGTGTTGATCGCCTCCAGACTGATACTGAAAAGATATTTTGAAACAGTAAATGTATTGTCTGATCCTGGTCAGTTGCTGGATAAAATCCGGAGTTGTGAAGCTGATGTTGTCTTGCTGGATATGAACTATCGTCTGGGCTATGAAAATGGAAGAGAAGGGATATACAGGTTAACAGAAGTGCAGGAATATTTTCCGCAGGTCAGGATTATACTGATGACTTCCTATGCCAATGTAGAAACGGCAGTGGAAGGCATCAAGTTGGGAGCCATAGATTATATTCTGAAACCCTGGGATAATGATAAGCTGATAGAAATAGTGAAATCTGCCGTACAACAGATTCGTAAAGCTAAAAAGATTGCTGTTCCATCAGCGCCGGTATTTTTTCTGGGAAGTTCACCAAAGATCCAAAAAGTATATCAGATGGGGGAGCGGGTAGCAAAAACAGATGCGACCGTATTGATCCAGGGAGAAAACGGGACAGGGAAATATGTATTGGCAGAGTATATTCATAAACATTCTTCGAGAAGAGATCGTCCTTTTATACATGTAGATCTGGGCTCCCTGAATGAAAACCTGTTTGAAAGCGAATTGTTCGGTTATGTAAGGGGAGCATTTACTGATGCACGTGCGGATACAGCAGGTAGATTTGAACAGGCTGATGGAGGAACTATCTTTCTGGATGAGATCGGAAATATACCGCTGCATCTGCAGTCAAAATTATTGCAGGTTATACAAAGTAAGGGTGTAACCAGACTGGGAGAATCCAAAGTAAGACAGCTGGATGTAAGGATTATCACTGCAACAAATGTTGATCTGGAATCAGCTGTAAAGGAAAAGACTTTTCGCGAAGATCTGTATTATCGTATACATACGGTGTCGCTTTATCTTCCTGCATTGCGGGAACGGAGAGACGATATAGCGGATATGTTGCGGTTCTTTATGAAACACATGACCGAAAAATACGATATGGAAATGTTGCATATCGGAGACACTACGCTGAGACAATTGGAACAATATGAATGGCGGGGTAATATACGGGAACTTCAGAATCGTATAGAGCGTGCAGTGATATTAGTAGATCAGCCGGAGCTTACTCTTGAGCATATGGGATTTGAAGGAGCACTGGCATTAGTGAAAAGTAAAGAGGAGACGACTATAAGCGATGTGGAACGTAACCTGATAATTGACAGTTTACATAAGTATGCCGGAAATATCAGTAAAGCCGCTCATGAACTCGGAGTATCCAGGGCAGCTTTATATCGCAAATTAGAAAAATACAGTATTCCAAATCCAAACGAATGA
- a CDS encoding sensor histidine kinase, with the protein MSTHKLVIGIVIRTLIIAILIAVSIYCGIHSLWYVLTSIFILLLILVFETRVFIKRYYSKFDGIVQAMLYDDYALSFEEQKENTVLNQLIRLYEKNKKASFDLQSQAFIYQQLLNSLESGVLILKKSTDSWTVLNMNEYLRKYFGLPGITYWHQFKSFVPQFFEAIEDKNFAEYKSTIDIQINKEEKQTFVIQTSVSKVGDQQYYIILLDSIQRVIDSTENEAWLSIMKVIAHELMNSLTPIHSLAGNVSEILEQESLSAEDKEDVQVSVDTILNRSYHLQKFVERYRRLTMLPSPQPEWIAVDPLIQNCLRGYTGILQQKGITLHYNGGSDIRIFADAVQMEQVLINLFTNSMYAVESQDVKEIFLQVYTLNKRVYIEFADSGRIIDPEIVSRIFLPFYTTRKDGGGIGLTLSKSIVEAHGGYLFYQIKADRNTFILALPVTEKED; encoded by the coding sequence ATGAGTACACATAAATTGGTGATCGGGATAGTGATCCGTACATTGATAATAGCCATACTCATTGCTGTGTCTATATACTGCGGTATTCATAGTCTCTGGTATGTACTGACAAGTATATTTATACTTTTACTGATCCTTGTTTTTGAGACAAGGGTATTTATCAAACGCTATTACAGTAAGTTTGATGGTATTGTACAGGCCATGTTGTATGATGATTACGCCTTGAGTTTTGAGGAACAAAAGGAAAATACAGTGCTGAATCAGCTTATACGATTGTATGAGAAGAATAAAAAAGCCTCGTTTGATCTGCAATCACAGGCATTCATCTATCAACAGCTGCTTAATAGTCTGGAATCAGGAGTTTTGATTTTGAAGAAAAGTACAGATAGCTGGACAGTGCTGAATATGAATGAATATCTGCGTAAGTATTTTGGATTACCCGGGATCACATACTGGCATCAGTTTAAATCTTTTGTACCCCAATTTTTCGAGGCTATAGAAGATAAGAACTTTGCAGAATATAAGTCTACAATAGATATTCAGATCAATAAAGAAGAAAAACAAACTTTTGTTATTCAGACATCGGTGAGCAAAGTGGGAGACCAGCAGTATTATATCATTTTACTGGATTCTATACAGCGTGTTATAGATTCTACAGAAAATGAAGCCTGGCTGTCTATTATGAAAGTGATCGCACATGAATTGATGAATTCACTGACTCCTATACATTCACTGGCAGGAAATGTGAGCGAGATTCTGGAACAGGAATCTCTTAGTGCGGAAGATAAAGAGGATGTACAGGTAAGCGTAGATACCATTCTGAACAGAAGCTATCATCTGCAAAAATTTGTGGAGCGCTACAGACGCCTGACCATGTTACCCAGCCCGCAGCCTGAATGGATAGCTGTAGATCCGCTTATACAGAATTGCCTGCGTGGATATACCGGAATATTACAGCAGAAGGGAATCACTTTACATTATAACGGGGGATCTGATATACGCATATTTGCAGATGCGGTACAGATGGAACAAGTGTTGATCAATCTCTTTACAAATAGCATGTATGCTGTCGAAAGTCAGGATGTTAAAGAGATCTTCCTGCAGGTTTATACTTTGAACAAACGTGTTTATATAGAATTTGCAGATTCCGGAAGAATAATAGATCCTGAGATTGTGTCCAGGATATTTCTGCCCTTCTATACGACCCGAAAGGATGGAGGCGGAATAGGACTCACCTTATCCAAAAGTATTGTCGAGGCACATGGTGGCTATCTGTTTTATCAGATCAAAGCTGATCGTAACACATTTATCCTTGCTTTACCTGTAACGGAGAAAGAAGATTAA
- a CDS encoding Crp/Fnr family transcriptional regulator encodes MTVLAQYIKSYFGIVSDVEIDEISTLFQKEHLKKDDFFTQKGNRINKLSFIESGMLRIFVNTDKKEVTQWISTSGYFVTDLTGFIFDDVSRWNIQALSDTVLYSISKENYKKVGSIVSKWNELEKMFIVKCFTTLEERIFSHLSMSSEERYHYFFKHNKELFNQVPLQYIASMLGMTPETFSRIRKKTGEVNS; translated from the coding sequence ATGACCGTATTAGCACAATATATAAAGTCATATTTTGGCATCGTATCAGATGTTGAAATTGATGAAATAAGCACTCTATTTCAGAAAGAACACCTAAAGAAAGACGACTTTTTTACCCAAAAAGGAAATAGGATTAATAAACTCTCTTTTATTGAGTCCGGTATGCTTCGGATCTTTGTAAATACCGATAAAAAAGAAGTTACACAATGGATTTCTACTTCCGGGTATTTTGTAACAGATCTGACAGGTTTTATTTTTGATGATGTTTCCCGATGGAATATTCAGGCTCTTTCAGATACTGTGCTGTATTCCATAAGTAAAGAAAATTATAAAAAGGTCGGCAGCATAGTGTCAAAATGGAATGAACTCGAAAAAATGTTTATAGTCAAGTGTTTTACCACGCTGGAAGAACGGATATTCAGTCATTTGTCTATGAGTAGTGAAGAGCGTTATCATTATTTCTTCAAACATAACAAAGAACTTTTCAATCAGGTACCCTTGCAGTATATTGCATCTATGTTAGGAATGACACCTGAAACATTCAGCCGTATCCGAAAAAAGACAGGAGAGGTAAATTCTTAA
- a CDS encoding SRPBCC domain-containing protein — MAKEIITQIRIQATPLKIWSVFTEFAQYPHWNPFIKALDGNVRVGKKIRVHIQPPDSGSMVFKPKVLVYEENKKLSWIGRLLLPGIFDGEHAFELIDNGDGTTTFVQSEIFKGLLVPLFQKTLDNNTRRGFEQMNLKLKEMCENESKSA; from the coding sequence ATGGCAAAAGAAATCATTACCCAAATTCGTATACAGGCCACACCATTAAAGATATGGTCAGTTTTTACGGAATTTGCTCAGTATCCGCATTGGAATCCTTTTATAAAAGCATTGGATGGTAACGTCAGGGTGGGGAAAAAAATACGTGTGCACATACAACCTCCGGACTCTGGAAGTATGGTTTTCAAACCGAAAGTTTTGGTTTATGAGGAAAACAAAAAGCTGAGTTGGATAGGCAGGCTATTATTACCGGGAATATTTGATGGTGAACATGCATTTGAACTGATTGACAATGGAGATGGTACGACTACTTTTGTGCAAAGTGAGATATTCAAAGGTTTGCTTGTTCCGTTATTTCAAAAAACACTGGATAACAATACCAGACGAGGATTTGAACAAATGAATCTCAAGTTGAAAGAGATGTGTGAAAACGAAAGTAAGTCAGCATAA